GGTTTCGGGTCATTTATAGGTCGAGTCATTTGTATTGTAGAGTTTTATGAAACATTGTTTTGATACTAAATGTAAATATattcattttatttgataaaacatttagggatattctctcgtgtacccctcagctttttcattttctatgatatacccttcttttcatgcaaaaaaactttgaccgtcaataacacttggctacaagttcagaatacgataaacttttttcCAAATCGattgtctttaagaggtcttccgtttgaaaaaattcaccgacgtctcaacttgTAGTCGGAATTACgatcggtcaaagtttattcgttaaaaaatgtttgaccaaccataactatcaagctacgagttcaaaaagcggtgaatttttttttcaaattgaaggccttgacgagataattggtttgaaaaaaattACCGTTTTTCGAATTTAACGAAGAGAAATTATTGTCGGTCAACGTTATTTTTGCAAAAAACgagggtacaccatagaaaacgaaaaagttcgggggtacacgagagaatatcccaagaACAATTGAAGCTTTGAATGCATTCCAAAATCGAACAACAATGCTCCACATACGACCATCTTGCCTACAACCGCAGCACCGCAACACATCCGTACGATGCAAGACTCGACTATAAATTTTCAATTGACAATTATttctataaaccctaattttatttgtctaaatagatatttaatttacTTGGAACATCgttaataaaataaatacaaattattaCTTAATCGACATGAGATCGAACTAGCGTCCATAGTTGATTAATTTGACGGATTTGATTAATCTGGTAAGGAAAAGAATTAGAGagtgtttgtttttattttttggggaaaGGGTAATGTATGGAAAACAAATGACAAAAAGTCCGTGAAAGAGTAAAGTgcgtccatgaatgagcaactacgttACAGTATTAGGGTTTATGGTCAAACCTAGAAACTTTTGACCATGAATAAGTAAAAGATATAAAATTGGGATATTCTACGGCGTACCCTTCAatttttcggttttctatgttgtatccttatatttttatataatacatTGTACTCTTAAACGTCTTACTTATTTCTCTATCATGAGATTCATGACCTCCTTTAACTCTCCATTAACTTTATTAATATCAAACAACCGTATTTTGATTTTTATTCTGACTCGTTAATATTCTATCACTATCCTATGTGAAAAGTATCACAAATCACTTTTCATAAGCTTAAATTACTATTAAAAACCTTAGTTATAATTCATGAACTTCAGATTTGATGAATTTTTAGTTAGATTCATATACTATTTggtgggttaatgggtaatttggtgaatcccctatttactaaataaaTAGACGATTCTACGTTTTTTCCCACCTAATTATATTATCTTCTATTTGGGCCTTTAAATTTCCATTCTATTAAACACACTATGGGCCAAATCTGCAAgctcaaaaaaataaaataaaaaatataatgtAAACTAGATAATCATCAACTAGTATAGACCTCGTGCAATATATTCACGGTATTTATAAAGTTTTAGTTTTCAGTGTATTATTTATTATCTAtaaaatttaaattgacaattcatttatttttcatgtttcctcattgtattttgattataGCAATAAAAATTAAATCGTAAGAAGTACAAAAATAAGtatatttttttgaaattttttgttttgtttttttttttatcgatAAATTAATGATGTcaatttacaaatatttactaataacatatgTTTTAACCGCAACTTGTATCATAAGAAGTTAATGAATTTTTATCATAAAGTTCTTTAAAAAAGAATTCCTTTATCATAAAAAGATcgaagataaatttgtgtagaatgcgaaatattaaatgttataacttatgaatatttaaatacaaaagattgTGTGCATTTATAATCTATCATTTCCATACCTATAGTATATACTAAAAATATTAAACACTATTCTAGGAAACATGTTTTAGGCGAGAAAAATTGGAGTTgcgcctattcttttagtaaatgggGATCATTGCtataattaatttatctcatcccctatataataagaaaataaaattcTCTAAgattttccctccaaaatcaTCAAGTTAAATAAGAAAACGAAAAGActtttaatcaaataataatatttttattaaaATCTTAATTATATTCATTACAattattatcatttcatcaaaatataatcttttaatcaaataataatatttttatgAAAATCTTAATTATAATCATTTAACTAAACTAAGATAAATTTGCTATAATTTGATAAACTATAAATTTCTaagtttctattgtttttattgttatatATTAGAGAATGACCTAACATGGATATTATTAGTTTCGCCAAAAATAAAGATCATTTAAATAAATTGTAAAAAATTATAAATTGTAATCATTAGTTTTATTGTAAAGAAAAAATAGATTTTTTTCCCAGTAAATATACATtttataactttaatttttttttattagttcATAGCTCAAttattttttttctcatatcgaaAAGTGAGGTGTATGACAAATAATGAAGAGTCAattcaaaatataaataataactaaaaataaaatctctAAATATACCGCACATGTGCGGAATCTTTAGTTAATAAGTAAATGAGTAGGTTATCGAGTAATTGGAACGGTAAATAAACGATCTAATAGATCAATTAAGAAAATAACATatcaaagacaataaataaggtcATACTGTAGACTAATGTATAGAGTTCAGGGGTACACCATTGAATTTCAAAAATAtaggggtacaacatagaaaaccgaaaaactcGAGGGTACATCGTAGAATATCCCATTGTTCTTACAATGTTGAAAATCAATGCACTCTCTTTCCAGAACATGCAACTTTTTGGTTTTAAGTAATATAGCTTTTCAATTTTCTGGGTTCTAATGTCATTAAACATTCTAATTATATTTCAAGTTTGAGAATTTTGTCGAATTGTTGTCATTTTTTCTTGCAAAATCGTCATTTTTCTTGGTATCTTGTTAAGAACTGATGATGAATATGATTGTGATTTTGATTTGCACGCGGTAAATTCTCTTATGTTTGATGATCAATTGAATTGGAATGAAGAGAAAATGAAgtcattaaaataaataaaaggggtATAATGGTCATTTACGTCCATAAAAGAGTAAAACTCGTCCATGAATGAGCGCCACCCTACTGTAATACATACCTTGCCTGTTACTTCTAAATCTCCAATATAAGCATAGCCGATTAACAATGGAACAAAACCCTAGCCGATTAACAACAATGGAACAACACCATAGATGGAGCTCCCTTCCGGACGACATCGTCTTCAAAATTATCTCCCACCTTGACCTTCCTATAGATTTCgtcataaccatttcaacatcTATTTTCAGCATCAACGAGCTATACACAAGTAACCGAACTGCATACAACGTTAATGAGCCTTATTGCTGGACCGTCTTCGATAACCTCTTCACCTTATTCGCCACACCCCTAATCGACACTTTTTATCTTAATCTTCGCGCTAGCTTCTATGAACAGCCTCTTTGTTGCCCTATCATCGATACATGGGCTCGTCGACTAAGTTCCTGTAATATCCGACACTTCACGGTCAATAATTTCGGTGGTTTTGGATTATGTGATCTGGTGTTTCCACCACGCATTTTTCAAATGCATTCGTTGGTGtcacttaaattatatttctATTTCAAAGAGATTTCTTGGAGTGATAAACTTTCCATGATTCTTCTTCCGAACCTCAAGAAACTTATTCTAGTTTCGTCGAATGATGGACTTCTGGAAGAGTTAATAAGTCGTTGCCCGTCACTTGAAGACTTAACCTTGACCCTTATTCGTCTTAGTCGTGATCCTCAGAAAAATTCGATATCAATCACAAGCAAGAAATTAAAGCGATTATATATTAATCAACGTTATAGGTCGTCGTCTATCTTTAAGGTTATTCTCGATGCTCCAATATTAGAGCATTATAGATATGTTGTTGGTTCCATATTATCGATGCAGATGTTGGATTCGATTTTGAATGTCAAGTCGCTTGCACTACTCCGTACCGAAGATTATTGTCCCCTGAAGTTTTACAATAGTCCTAAGAAGACCGTCTTCCCAAATTTGAGTCATCTTACATTATCTTTGCCTTTTGAAGTATATCAAAAAATATTTGACGAACAATTTCTCTGTTGTCCCAATTTGAAGGTTCTTAAGTTACATCTTTCTGGCCATACGAACATGATTTTGAATGAAGATGTGAAATTCGTGCTAGTTGAACAAGTGAAGCGCTTAGAGATGTATATGAATGACTACCGATTTAGCAAACAAACGGTGAATCTAGTGACATGGTTGCTAAGAAGTGCCAAGGTTTTGGAGAAGCTTGTTTTAAGTTCACATGGCCCCTTTTATTATGATAAGTCGGCAAAATCTCAATTTTACCAAAATTTATTCGAGTGCGTAGAGAGCACATCGCGTTGTCAAATTGAATTTTTAGGAGACTATAAGCTAGATTGATTCTTTGTTATGTTTTTTTTAGGCATGAATGAAGTTTTTCTGTTTGATTTTAGTCGTGTAAGTTTCTTAACTTGGTTTAAAAGTGAGAGGAATAACGGTGTGGAATGAAATGTGTACACAAGTATTATTATAAGCAGGTTCGCAAATAATTTGTCATATATCATCTCAATGCTACATGAAAAACAGAAACAAGAACACAAACATATACGTATATCATTAAGACATGGACTTTGTCTAAATGATAACAATAAACTTTAAAACATGAATGAGCCCCCTGGTAGTCAAGTCGTTTTCCACAAAGAATTAAAGTTTTCATCATATGAAATTAAACGAGGGTGATTCATTATAAAGATATTGTGTGGAGTCGAACACAAGATGTTAGGAATAGAAGGATACATATGATAACCATTGAGGCAGTGTAAATTTGATGGTATAATAGCGCGATAACAAAATTATATGGAACACTACTAAACTTGGCCATATATTGGGTCCCTTAAAACTAGGGGCCCTGTGCAGTTGCACGGGTTGACCATCCTTGGGCCGGCCCTGGGACCGGTATAAGTGATTTGCATTCACGCTTTTACGAATATATATTAAGGGtttagaaaaaagaaaaaaaatcaagaaGCAATCAAGCATAGGCGATTAGGGTTTAGGCACTACACAACAATGGGAAAAAACCCTTTGTTCACCAAAAAGAGAAAAACAATGAAAGAAAACCCTAGTAACCTGGCCGTGGCACGATGGATCTACCTTCCGAACGACATCCTCGTCGACATATTCAACCGTCTTGGCCTTTGTCCAActacttccgtcactttttcgGCCACTACGTTCGACATTAAACTCGGGGAATATGATCTGTATGATACGCCCCTCCTTTGGAATATCCTTGACAACATCTTCACTATATTCGCTAATTTACCCTTACTCAAAACCTTTAGTCTTCAACTTCCCAATACTTCTTTATATGTAATAAAACCTTCTTCTTGGAATGTTATAGCCTCATGGGCTCGTCGACTACGTCAACATAACCTTCAACACTTCGAGGTTAAATCATATCGTAGTTGTGTACCATATGGTGGTTATTATCGAGTGAACATACCAAGTGCTTTCCGAATTAATTCGTTGGTATCGCTTGACTTGAACTTGTCTATGTACGAGTTTCTTTGGTGCATTCCTAATTCAATTGATCTTCCTAATTTGAAGAAACTTAGTCTAATTTTGGCCGATTATACAAATTTAGGAATTCTAATACGTTCTTGCCCGTCGCTTAGAGATTTGAACTTCACCATTCATAAGGTTCAAAAGGCTAACAAGGATTCGATACAAATCTCGAGTAAGCGTTTAAAGCGACTGAATGTATGTCTATATGGATCGTCGTCTATCCTTGAACTTATAATAATTGATGCTCCGAAATTGAAGCACTTGAACTTCTCCTCTGATCGCTTATCTTGTGATGAATTAATATTTGATTCGATCACCCATGTCAAGTCGCTTACTCTCCTTTACTCGTCACCTTTGCTTCACAATTACCCTACAAGGACAAAGACGACAATCTTCCCTAATATGACTCGTCTTACATTGGCTTTGGGtaattttaaaaaattagaaGATTTGAGTTCAATGCTACATTGTCCCAATCTCGAGGAACTCGTGTTGGAAGTTACTAGTTTTTATGGGATGGATATTCCTCAAAAGCCTAAAGTTAACCCTTTCGAACATTTGAAGCGATTAGATTTGGAAATAAAGGCGATTAGACTTGACGGAGAATTGTTGGAGCTAGCAGCATATATACTAAGAAGTGCGCCAGTTTTGGAGAAGCTGATACTGTATGCTAGGTCTTCATACATCCATTCAAATAACTCCCTCCCGGAAGACGAGTTCTATCGATCTTTATACAAGTATCCAAGGATTTCCTCTCACTGCCAAATCCAACTTTCGGGAGCATATGGGTCTCCCACTTGTTCAAGGGATTGATTATATGTCCGTTTTTTGTTTTGGGCGATTTTGATGCTGACGAGGTTTGAAACCAGGTCATGAGTACCAACTCTCATGACTTTATCAACTAAACTAGGTTACATCTGCGTGCAAAACCTATAGTAGTACGTAtacgcgattctttgcgtctatCTTTGGTGAAGTGCATAGTTAATTTCTTTCTTATATGACTTGTTTTTCTCTATTTGTTTTTTTTCATCTAATGGTCCTTCTTTAGTTCATAGGTTCATACCGTAATGTAGTTCGCACAAGATCTTGATTCTATATATACTTAATCGCCTTAATAAAGCTATGTACATTTGAGCAATTCAATTGCAACATGCATGCACGTTTTATCAAAAGTCAAACCATCCGGAGAAAAGTAGCAACTAACGTGAGAGTATGTTATCATTGTGAGTTTGTGACAATAGGACCCGGCAAAGAACCCCATAAATAATTATTGTTAATAGAACATCTAATATCTTTATATAAGTAACATTTCGAAAAATAGATCAAAGGAAAATCACAAGAAAATTAGATCAATTTAAAATGGCGTTTTTAAATAAAAGAGGAAGGATAATACTAAGTGTCTTGGTGTTTGCGACAATTCTTTTCGTTCATTTGGTTGAAGGACATCCAAAATATAGTCCAGAAGTTGCAGTTAGAAGAAGCGTCGGAAATGTCCGTCAAGGTAGTCTATACCGTCGTGTCATGAAAACGACGACCATACCGAGGAACTCCA
The Silene latifolia isolate original U9 population chromosome 11, ASM4854445v1, whole genome shotgun sequence genome window above contains:
- the LOC141612853 gene encoding putative F-box/FBD/LRR-repeat protein At5g22670, translated to MEQNPSRLTTMEQHHRWSSLPDDIVFKIISHLDLPIDFVITISTSIFSINELYTSNRTAYNVNEPYCWTVFDNLFTLFATPLIDTFYLNLRASFYEQPLCCPIIDTWARRLSSCNIRHFTVNNFGGFGLCDLVFPPRIFQMHSLVSLKLYFYFKEISWSDKLSMILLPNLKKLILVSSNDGLLEELISRCPSLEDLTLTLIRLSRDPQKNSISITSKKLKRLYINQRYRSSSIFKVILDAPILEHYRYVVGSILSMQMLDSILNVKSLALLRTEDYCPLKFYNSPKKTVFPNLSHLTLSLPFEVYQKIFDEQFLCCPNLKVLKLHLSGHTNMILNEDVKFVLVEQVKRLEMYMNDYRFSKQTVNLVTWLLRSAKVLEKLVLSSHGPFYYDKSAKSQFYQNLFECVESTSRCQIEFLGDYKLD
- the LOC141612854 gene encoding FBD-associated F-box protein At5g22730-like, with protein sequence MGKNPLFTKKRKTMKENPSNLAVARWIYLPNDILVDIFNRLGLCPTTSVTFSATTFDIKLGEYDLYDTPLLWNILDNIFTIFANLPLLKTFSLQLPNTSLYVIKPSSWNVIASWARRLRQHNLQHFEVKSYRSCVPYGGYYRVNIPSAFRINSLVSLDLNLSMYEFLWCIPNSIDLPNLKKLSLILADYTNLGILIRSCPSLRDLNFTIHKVQKANKDSIQISSKRLKRLNVCLYGSSSILELIIIDAPKLKHLNFSSDRLSCDELIFDSITHVKSLTLLYSSPLLHNYPTRTKTTIFPNMTRLTLALGNFKKLEDLSSMLHCPNLEELVLEVTSFYGMDIPQKPKVNPFEHLKRLDLEIKAIRLDGELLELAAYILRSAPVLEKLILYARSSYIHSNNSLPEDEFYRSLYKYPRISSHCQIQLSGAYGSPTCSRD